Within the Glycine max cultivar Williams 82 chromosome 12, Glycine_max_v4.0, whole genome shotgun sequence genome, the region tcgtGGGACatcattcaaaaaaatttaagtattttgcattatttttttcatttgcaaaacaaatcaaatttcttaaaattagtaaaagtatatatataatatattaaatgaaacaacattcaaaaaaatataacatattaaataaaattatataaaaaaatacattccccttctaaaaaaataaacagtttaaaattaaaaaaattgacatattaatttttttagaaaaatgtatataacatatttttttttagaaaaatgtataaattaattaagaaaataattatattaaataaaaattattttaaaattttgaataaaatcaaaataaactagaAGTCGTAATTTAATATAcgacttctaaaaaaataaacagtttaaaattaaaaaaaatgactttaaagttataaaaacaaaaagaaaaaaaaaacctataactttaaaattgtaaattaaaaaatataaaaaaatttacaacttcaattaaaaaaattaaaaaattataatgaatgTTACGACTTCGGGTCTAGACATCGTAATATCTTCGACTTAtctcataataaataataatttaaacatgACCCTAATTgaaataatggaaaaaaaaaaaaaaaaaattgccccTGTGGTAGATTGGCCCACGTTTGGAAGCCTTATTCCAACAAAACAAGGCAAATCAAAATGCTTTTCCACATAAGTGACAAAAGTAAAAGGACATTATTCAGGAATTAGTTTTGAATCTTGATACACGGGTTTTACACCGATATTGCAATCACACGTACATATGCTGCGATCCACGGCCAAATTCTTTCGTAATTTTGGTGAAGGATTTCGTAAACAACAAGCATTgaatttaataaacatatacagttattttaaagtaattattataaaaattaataaatttattatacataataatttataatttaaagataatgtaacaattttgtaaatattttcctttttcttcataaatttaattttaatgcacCACAAGCGATATGATGGTGCAATATATCGatcattaaaaatttgataaatcatGTTATCGGGGTGTGCATCAGTTTGAAAAGCATGGGAAATTTGTGAATCCAAACCGAACAGAACCAATTTAATTGGTTCTAATTTTTCAACTAGTTGGATTCAACTCAAACCATTCCAAACTCACTCAATTAGAGTATCAGGTTTTGCAAACCCAATGAACTCAGTCCCGAATCAAGtatgatatttattattaatatttgtattaatttcttaCTTTTGATTGTGAGTGGTACAATAAAAGAACCGAAGCCTTCATTGATTTCATTTCATTCCTTCCCTAACTCATTCTTCATGACAGTCACATTCCTTCTCTTATCAAAATAATTCCTTCCTTATTTGTTCTGCTACTATGGGTTCTTTGTTCTCTTGCACCTTTCTTTGGTTTCAAGGGAAAAGCCATTGGCAATGGTGGATGCATTACCATGTTCTTGTTATTTCACTAGAACCACTATCCTATACTCATGAAAGTTCTAACCAGTATCTGTGATGATTTTTTACATCTCATTTCAAAAGTTTTCGTTTTGGATTTCATGAAGATTATTCTCCGAAGTCTTATGTGTGAATTTTTGTGCAAAAAGTTAATTAGGACAGGAATATGTATgaaattttgaacaaaaacatgtatttttctttaaatacaaAACAGCATTTTGCACACCTGTATAATGAAGAGACTCATTGGACCAACAAACTAAATCATTCTTAATCGAGTTAGTTTggtttggttaaaaaaaaacaccaaaccaaaaaaaattgattgatttaaatttttgaaagcaATCCctacttaaattttatttattcttgatGGCCactatttttgttgttaaataCATGAAATAATagcaaataaaacttatataaagattaaaacaaaTTCATAGTCTAAGGaatgaaaaaacatttaaactgtgtttgaataaagaattttaaatgagaaaaataatttatcatataatttaaatttctttaatctaaaattcattgtttggatgttttttttttatgaagaatttaaatttttagaattttaaaatagaattttaaacaattaaaaacatgaagttttaatttttttctaaaatgtgaaaaattgaaatgtttGTGTATTTCCTTTATAACTTTCATCCTTTTCATCAGAAAGTTTCCGAAATCTCATTCTCGAACTTGCGATTCTTCCCTCACGCTGATGAccctcttcttcaagaaacactgTCCAAGTTCGCGAAACGTCGATCGGGTGCGAGAGTTAGGGACATGTAGAACTGGACCGCCAGTCAGGGAACAACCGTCACTACCTATCTCACGTTGGTGGTGCTTACCGGCGCGGAGGGTCTAGGCCATGCCCTACATCGTTGACTGAATGTTGTGGTCGAATATGATGGTGTACATCATCGTGTCCCGATTCTCTTGCAACTTTTCATACCGCATCAgtattcttctttttaaaagTACACCAATCATATCTTCTTTTTGTTTGCGTTCGTTTTCTTTCATCTCAcaatattaagattttttattcaaatacatgattttaaaaataaaagaatttcaattttagtatttgaaatttttaaaatttaaaaattctcataattttaaattcactcATCCCAAGACACTAAACCTCTTACTTTTCTACACGGCCATGACAAGCCGTCAACAACAGTACCCgtatatatttcatttcataACTGGAAGGGATTTCAAATTTACAAGATATCTCACTGTTCACACGCAGAATACTCATCCTTCTCTTCCACAAAACCAGGAACTTGCCCCTTACTCTTGAGACGAGAAATACGTTTTCGGTGCCCACGACCTTGTTTGTGTTGCTCCCATTCATGTAATCCTCTAAGCACACGATCTCCGCAGGCCTGTAAACAGAAAAATTCATAAGAGAACAGTATGTTTAATGATGCAGCACCATTGTGTACCACtgcaaaaaatgattttatacacCACCCTTTCTCTCACATCTATGCAAGTGACAATAGAATGTGTGAAGAAAATAAGGTGAACTCACAATTGTTACGCTAATACAGCCACACATGGCAAATTGTGTGCCTCAATTTTCGCGGTGTATTTTATGCAGAGAAAAAATTAGGCATCAAAATGTAaacttttaaacttaatttgCACTTAAATTTTTCCATGGTGAATTGTAGTTGGTGGTGTATCATTGCGCCAAGACTACAAATGAAGTGTGTCGCAACTTGCAACACAGAACTGGCCATATGGATTACCACATTCCCCTTCTCTCGAGTAAGTGTATGTTTGGATAGCctccaaaatcatgataaaccATGGTAAGGTGGATCAACTTTAATTTTGACCAAATTTTATGTTtagattgttttcaaaatcatggtAGAATCAATTATgatgcaaaaaaattatgatagagTTGAAGCAAGTAGAAGTAGTTTTTACTTctaccaaaatcaattatataataattaattttgtaaaatcaatttcattcaaaatcaattttgtcacCAAATACACACTAAAAGGAGGTGTCATTGAAGGGTATTAGGTAAGCAAAACAATGCAAATCTTTTTCAGTGTCATGAAAGGGACAAATGTCTCATGACAATTTGATTCAAAAACAATATAGCAGACCTTGCATATGATTGAGTCCAGAGGTCCCTTAGGATTATTTTCATCCCAGTGTCATTTGACGTCCCAAAGGTGGATGGCAAGCTTCCATTCTCATCAGGAAAGATTTGACTATCTCCACAGCAGATTCAACCACTTGGCGGGTCCATACATCTTCTGATTTGCCTAAAACAGAAAATAACCAAATCAATGTAATCCAGGATATTTAATGAGCTAATTGATAATgatgaacaaataaaatatgcagGAACAAGATTAAGACAACTTACTTGATATTGATTCTGTGGAATCAACATAGTGTATGTTCCAACCAAACAGTGTTTGCAGTCGACTGAGCATCCTCTTCTGTCATGAACAAAGCTTCAAAATCAATCTCTTTCTTCAAAGTTCCCATACTAACTCCAGCCAATTCAATGCTGAAGGGTTTAGTAATTGTCACCAATGAATACtgatcaaatatataatttcctCTTTTATGTTAACTGGTCCCTAGTGACAAAATATGCTATATTGCTCAAGAGACAATaacattaattctttttttgtaaagcTAAATATTACTGAATAATGAAGTAGAGCACAAAGTGTACCCTACTAAGATAACAAGATTACATAAAACCAGAGGTGACAATAACATTAATTCTAGgcagcaaaaaaaataatctaataataACTCTACAAAAAGTCTTGTAGTTAAAACAAAGAAATACTTATATTGTACAGACTTATGCCAGGTGAATTAAATGCTCAAAGAAAAAGAACGAAGGGCATTTCAAACTTTTATGTCAAAATTCAGATGAAGTATCTCTCAGTGGTACTGAAAATTTTCTATTGTGAGATAAATCAGAAAAATGACATTTTCAGTTTCCTAGAATACCCTGCCAAAGAAATTTTCACTCAAAAATGCTTGTTTAAGAAAGTCACAAACAAATGACATTTCTACCTGACGGCGAACAAGTCTCCGGGTATTAAGCTTTACTTTTTCAATTGCTTCTTCCAAAAGAATTGTGGGTTCAGTATTAGAGGAAGATCTCACCAACTCCATCAAATTACGATTAAATAATGTCGCTCCCTTTTCTATGCTGGGTCCTTCAGTCAATTCCCTCTCTCTTTCATACATGTCTTTGACAACACAAGTTCTAAGAAGAGGCTCAAACTCACGGACACCAATGGCCTGACGCAAACCTCTAGTATAAACTGcattcaaattataaatgttgtAGACTTCATTGAGTAATCCCTCATACATCATGCAATCTACCCTCTGCTCTACATATCTGTCAAGTACACGGAGAGATGCATCCACACATATAAAACAACAATCATATCTTAAgttgttagatttcatcttaaaaccaattgacatTAAATGAAGTTATCCAATAGATATATAAGTTGCATTCAAAGGATTGAGATCGCCGATGTAGGACTTGGGTATTTCCtaattcatctccttctccttcaCACCCGGCACTTATTGAACTTGGTGCGTGAACAATAAATAATGGGTGCCCAAGTATAACAATCAACATACATATTGCAATAAACCATGAGCAATTGAATATCCTTCTTCCATTATTAATCCACTTGATGCCCACATCAATTTTCCACCAACAGAACAAAATGGAAATAGTGAGGAAGCCTGATTAGTGAATTGTAATCGCTTATCAAGGCGATAACTTGAGGAAAGACACTATATATCAAAGCATATATTTATGGACAAAGGGAAAAGAGATCGTATTGAATTTCCAATTGATCGATGAGTgctaaagaagaaaacaaacctcTGCTgcctttccttgaaaaatattgCTAGGAAGAACACCAGTGCGATTgtacaaattaatatattgatttatCTGAAACCCAAAAAAACACATGTAGACATGTCATCCCTAGTTTGGcatttcatataaatttaaatgttcAGAAATGGATTGAAAGGGCATATTGCTTCTAAACGATGTACAGCACGCAAGAACTTTAAAATCGCAAGACTTAAATTAATAAGCGTGTTTATACATGCTTCATACtgtatatgaaattaatttaaatacactgataatttaaatattttttatactgttATTATCCAATTATAGATTATCAAGTAAAATTGTTGACTTTTTTGACAACTACTTTAAAAGTCAAATTTAAGTTGATATTTAATAGGTTGACAAcgtaaaaaaaactttacataTAGACAATGCAtggaaattaaactaattataaacagaaaaaaaaacatcgtGGAATTGTTGTATATGTAACTCTAACTGCATAAATAAGATAGTAATTTTCATATGTCTAtagaagaataaataataaataaccaAATTACACGCCAACCTTTCTATGGTTATTTGGATGGATTCTATTTGCTGCAACTGGATCAATATCTTTAAGCATGTCATAACTATTGTTTGAACAGTCATCTTCAGCAAATAAACTGTCACCAGACCCtctaaaattacaaatataataaatgtcaAGTATACATTAATCgaacagaaacataaaaaaaaaaaaaaaaaaaagaaagcaaaaaacaaaacaccaaATACATAGCAATGTACCAGGTGGATCACCTAAACAGCTTTCATCCATATCTTCTGCAGAATCATCTAGAAGAAACGGACTCACAAGAGCCTAAAGAAGGATAATAAGcaaaaatgccaaaaaaaatcattgtagaACTCAGTCACATAAGTACATTATTAGGCATTAcaagaaatttatataaataaaacgaAGAACGTAATGAGACACAAAGAATGCATGATTGATGATTCAAATCCCAACCTGGATATAGTAATTAGTGCCCCAACTATAACAGGCAAGTGGTTGCGTGCCAATATATCATCAATAatctgaaaatattaaaaaaaatgctaataaaCTGAAATACCAAAacttcaaaaatattaataataaaagttaattatCTCCATTGCATTGAGAAGGAAAG harbors:
- the LOC100810932 gene encoding tRNA dimethylallyltransferase 2 isoform X1, which translates into the protein MSIGFKMKSNNLRYDCCFICVDASLRVLDRYVEQRVDCMMYEGLLNEVYNIYNLNAVYTRGLRQAIGVREFEPLLRTCVVKDMYERERELTEGPSIEKGATLFNRNLMELVRSSSNTEPTILLEEAIEKVKLNTRRLVRRQKRMLSRLQTLFGWNIHYVDSTESISSKSEDVWTRQVVESAVEIVKSFLMRMEACHPPLGRQMTLG
- the LOC100810932 gene encoding tRNA dimethylallyltransferase 2 isoform X2 is translated as MMYEGLLNEVYNIYNLNAVYTRGLRQAIGVREFEPLLRTCVVKDMYERERELTEGPSIEKGATLFNRNLMELVRSSSNTEPTILLEEAIEKVKLNTRRLVRRQKRMLSRLQTLFGWNIHYVDSTESISSKSEDVWTRQVVESAVEIVKSFLMRMEACHPPLGRQMTLG